Within the Meleagris gallopavo isolate NT-WF06-2002-E0010 breed Aviagen turkey brand Nicholas breeding stock chromosome 21, Turkey_5.1, whole genome shotgun sequence genome, the region AGCCCAGCAGCATCTGGTTGCAGTGGGTCACTGTGTTGAGCCCTGGCCAGTGCACATCCAGAGCATAGGGTGGCCCCTTGTCACCTCCAGAGTGACAATCAGTGTTGGGGTGAGGGGGACAGTATGAGTGGTAGTGGTGTGGCTCCCGGCAGCCTTCACTCTCACCTGTGTCTTCTCTTCTTCCGAGAGCCTGACTCAGACCTGAGGATGAAGAGGAAGCAGAGATGAAGGAGACGTGGAGCTAGCTGACAGGGGGCGGGGGTGATGtagatgaggatgcaggaacCACAGTGATGGCTCTCCCGGCCATGGGGAGGTGACAGTCCATGGTTTGGGGAACATTCTGTGCCATGAAGGGACACCCAATTCCACACCTGTTGCCACCTTATCCAGTCTATGGGTGTCACCAGCCCTCCCTGAAGCCACCAACCAGTCTGGTGTCCTCAGCCCTGGAGATGTGTCCATCTCACCTGTCACGTCTGTGCTTCTTTccagtcttctttttcttctccttgcgGATCGGGGAAGAGCTGTCacagctgcagggaggaaagtGGTGTCCATGGGGTGGGACCCCAAACCCATCCCTGTTACCCAGGGGAGCCCTATCCCCACTACCCCTCAGCACGTCACTTCCCTGCACAGCCCCTGAGATGCACAAATATTGCAAGGAATTATTTCTTCAGGGGACAGAAAAGAGCATTTGGCAGAAGGACTCTGGTTCAccctgcagccagagcaggCAGATCGTGCTGTGTCCCATTGCCACCTCGTGGGCTTCACTGCCTCCAGCAAGAGATAAAAGCAGCTGATTGCCATGGGGATTTGGGAAAGGGACACTCACCTGCGCTCTGAACCGGGTTTCCTCTTTTTGCTGCCGCAgggaagacagaaaagaaaaggttatttAAGGACAGCATCCTCCCACCGTGCCAGGAAATATAAAATGGGAAGGGGATCAAATTCTGCCCGGTGTCACACTCAAATTCCTCCCGCTTTCATTGAGCCCAACACTGCTAACCAACATTGGGGTGAGCAACCAGGATTTATGGTGCATCAGCATGGGGACCAAAGGTTCTTAGGTGCCCCTTGGCTCCACGGAGGATGAGAAGAGTTGAGCACGGAGAGTACACAAGATTGAAGCCTCTCTGTCTAGGGGACAGTGCAGGGATAACTGAGGACTCACCGGCTCCGGCGGTGacctgatttctttttctttttcttcttgggTGGTGGGGAGGTGGAGCTGCTCGACCGTCTTTTCAGCCTGTAGAAAAAGGTTGAggtgagaaaagaaaaccatcCTCCATGCCATGGCCAATATCACCGCGTCCGTCACACCCTGATGTCAATGTCCCCGAGCTTGGTGTGGCCGTGCCAATAAGAGTATCAGAAGATCATACATGCACTTAAGATGGGAACATGGAGCTGCTCCCAAACCAACCGCTGCCACCTCCCACTGGGGACACCCCCAAAGCCCCCTGCCCAGACCTGTACTCGCGGTGGCTGCTGTCGTCGCGGTAGCACTCGGCTGAGCAGTcacactgcagcaggcagccctCGCCACACTCGGAGTACTGCGCTGTGTACTCCTCCCCATCCAGCCCGTGGTGGTTTTCTATCACTCTGGCAAAGgagaaaacacaggaaatttgGGAGactggcagcagagaggagagtgACGGGACTGAACTGGGGCTGGGGGAGAGTGGTGGCATGGCACTGATGTTGGCACGTGGGGTCAAGGAGACCTGGCTCTGTCACCACCTCTTGAATGAccttggatattaggaaagatttattctcagaaagggCTGTGATGCAgtggcatgggctgcccagaaaggtgggGTGTCACCATCCCATGAGGTGTTCCagaccatggagatgtggcactgagggatgtggtcagtgggcatggtgggatgcgttggggttggacttgggggtCTGAGAGGTCTTCTataaccttaatgattctatgatcagtcAATGCCTGGCACTTTCATGGGTATCACCATCACACGGCAGAGGTCTTTGTAGGGTCCTCCTACAGTGCCTATCTCTACAGTGTGACAGCACAGAGTGCACAGGGACATCCCCGGGGCCAAGACACCGCCCCCCCTGTCTTCGTCATCACTCAGAATCCCTTTGCTGCCTCACGAGGCAGAGTGGGGGCTGAGCGGGTGCTGCTGGTGAGGTCAGCTCAGGTCGGTGGCGGGGGCTGGATTAGGGTGAGTAGAGCTGGTGGAAGACCGGGGATTATCTGCCatcagcaggagctgcctgggATGATCCGGACTTGGGGGCCAGAGCCCAACTTGTTGTGCATAGGCTTGGCACAGGAGGTGATGGGTGATGTCCCCCAGGTCAGCCAGGGTGAGGGAGGAGGGAACATCAGGCCCAAAGCCACTGAggtctcctcttcctcttcagcAGCTTCATCAGCATTAATTTTTCTGCTGCCATGGAAACGGACAGGAGGTTGCCATTGACTACCGGGGCTGTGGGCTGGACTCAGCAAGCAGGGGGGAGCCATGCCCATCTCCCCTGGCTGCCCACACCCCAAAGCCCCTGGGGACCTCAAGGGAAAGGCACCCACTCCCCTAAGGAGTGGTGCTGGGAACAGTGAGGATGTGGGGCAGGAGATGAGCTCCTGAGCCCAAAATGCTGTCAAGGTGCCTGGAGGCTTGGTGACAGTCACtgggaaaggaaggcagagcaGGAAAATCATGTCCAAGAGCCCTGAGGGAACATTTCCTTAgcaacagcactgctggggaTGGCAGTCCATGGTTCATCACCACATCCACACCAGCACCCCTCTGTCTGTTGGGGAACAGGTTCAGATCAGAGACATCCTTGGAGACACCCACAGACAAGCTGGACCAGGGCCTGAGTGCCTGactgagctgtagatgtccctgttcattgaaGGGGAATGAGACCAGATGACCTTAAACGGTTCCTTCCatctcaaatgattctgtgagtctatgaCTGCATCTTGGGAGGGAACGGCCAATCAAGGAAACTCCAGATGCTCTGGAGGAAACCACACTGGTTGGTGCCATCATCAAATGAACCTGAGCTCTTGCCTCCCAGAGGATATTTTGCAATAGAAGTCTTGAAGATTTCTTAGCTGATGTCCCAACCTAGGTTCCCTCCCTGTCTGGAGGCTGGCAGCAGAGAAAGCCAGTGGAGGAGTGAAGTTCTTTGTCTTTTGACCCAACTATTCCATGACAATGCCTCTGACACAACAACCAAACCATggaaaggatgaagaaaaaaagggagctGCACAAAGTGAGTTAACTCTTGCTGGATTTTCTGTTTGACGAGAAGTGTAACACCACAGGCAGTGCTGGACCACGTGCTGCACATCacagcctgctgccagcacatTGCCCatcagctgtgctcagcagctcGGGACCAGCTCGTGCTGCTCCAGTTACACCTCCTTTCCTGATACAtgcctgcatttctttttaagccTACCAGTCTGTCCATCAAGCAGTCCCCCTGCCAGGAGCAGGCTGTGCATGCACAGACAGGAGCTAGGAGGGCGCAGACAGCAAGCTGGGGCTCAGGTGGTCATGGCTCTGCTtggtgcctcagtttcccctggGGATTTCTGCAGACAATGCTGAGCTTTTGCacatattttgaaaagagaGCAGCTGGTTCAGAAACATGGGCCAGGGAGGTGTTGGAACAAGACCAGCACACAAGGTAAGTGCTGAGAGCTTTCCCAGGTCATTGCAATGTGATGGGTGTTTATTAAAGCACTGGTATACCTTCAAGCAGTGCAGAGGTTTGGCACGCATCCTTCAGCAGGGACTTCCACAGGTCACATCCCCATCACACAGAGCACCACCTCCTTGGGACCTATCTGtgcttccctcctcccagcacCTCCTGGCTGTGCACTCCTTGCAATCTCTTGCTTTGAGACCTTCCAACTCAGCACTATTATTTATAGCCCATGGGCTAATCTAACGCTTACCCTTCCAAAGCAAGCCTGCAATCAGGGAAAGGTGACAGCCACCCTGGGGTACCCTTGACACACCTCTGGCTTCGCCATGTGCTCATTAAAACACCAGCCCTAATGagatgggcagcctctcctgGGAAGATGCCCTGGAGATGACTTGTGCCCCGCAGGCAAAGGCCACTTGTTAACATGCCAATAGGACTCTCAGCTGCCTGAGCCACCTTGGCAGGTTGGTTTACTCCATGCCTTGGTTTTCCCACCTGCCTGGAGAAAGACCCAGATGGTCCCTGGGATGGGGATGGGTATGCGCACCCCAAGTGGGGTTGGGCACAGCTGAGCCCTGGTCCTGCTTGgtggctgctggcagaggaagGCTGTCCCCAACACAGTGGCTTCCCTGCCTCCCCCTCGCCCTGATTTCCTGACCCTAATGAAGCATTAATATTCAGTGGACCTGCAGCATCTATTCCTGTCCCAAGTGACCTGGTTTCCAGGCTGATAGATGGCGTGCGCCAGGCCAGCCATGCTGTCTGGGCCATTAAGCATCACACCAATAAATCAGCATGAAAACGGGGCAGATCCTTGTGAGGAGGTTTTACCCAGacagagaagctgtgttttCAGTCCTGGAGAGAGCAGGAGAAGCAACCAACACAGCAGGAGTGGGTAGCGGTGAGGCGTGGGCTGAACATCATATAGGATCAAACTggtgctttgctctgctccagtGACCTCAGTGATGTTTGTGGGCAGGCAGAGTCAGGGCATGAGTGGCTGGACTCACACACAGAGCCTGGTGAACACCAAACTTGCAGCTTACTCTCCGCCACTGGCTAGAAGGGTGAGTGAGTGGCCAGCCTTTCTATGCTTTGGTTTCATCATCTGAAATAGGAGCACTGCAATAATGGCACCTCTATAGAGCGCCCAATGGGTGATAAATAACTGGGGAGAGAGAACCTCTCTAAAGTCAGTACCCTGCCTCAGAGAGGCAGAATCTGCCTCCAGTCAACCAACTAATCAATTTGCCAATGAACCAACCAACTAGTTGTCTaaccatccatccatccaaccAACAATCTACCCCCATACACCCTCTATATCCATCATCTATCCAACTATCCCCAtatatccatccatccatcctcaGTGACAAGCTGGGATACATCTCCCTGGGACAGAAACACGTAGGACACAGCAGGGCAGACTCAGAGCTGCCTCACTTACATTTGGCGCCCATGCTGGTCTTCCCTGGTGAGCACACCCTCCTTCTCCATCAACATCTGCCGAAAGGTCCCCACTTTCTGCCGGATCTCCTCCTCTGAGTACCTggatgggcagagctgcagtcagaGCTGGCACAATTACGGCATTGGCTCCCCAGGGACTGTGTGCCCCCCAAAAGCTGAGACGGGAGTAGGGTGAATGGCCAAAGGGGCACACAGGGCAGGGACATGCTGATGGCCTCCCATACCCTTAGGAATGACACGTGGCCAGAGGGGCTGGGAAGGAGAGGTGGCATTGTGATGGTCAGCAGGGCCTGGAGGACAGCAGGACCCTCCTCCTGGTGCTATGAACTCCCTCAATCCTGCGTTCCCTTCCCAAGCAGCACTTAGCAGAGGAAGAGTAAAAGAGGAGGACAACTACGAGGACACCTTGCATCCTCGTAGCCGGTGAGGCCAAGTCCCTCCTCCATCCCTACATGAGCCTCCCTTGCTTGTCCCCACACTGTGCTGCGTCCCAGCAGCCAAGCCAGCACTGCGCTAACGCCGAACGCTGACTCAGGCCACTGCAGGGTTATTAACGAGAGACACTAATCACTTTGTCCCTGGCATCTGCAAACAGCCGCggcaaagcacagcactccaGCCGTGCCAGAGACACAGGAGGATCAGTGACAGTGGACAGTTCTATACTGCATCCTGCATTGGCACAAAGGCACCAGAGCATCCCCTGGACCCAAacctgaagattctgtgctgaaatggagaaaatcaCCGGGCTTCCAGCAATGCCCCCGGGCGAGTGAGGCATGGGGCAGCACCTGGACCACATCCTGCAGTCGGGTGCACAGCTCAACCATAATGAAAGAGGAATTAATATTAATGAGCTCATTTGCACTGAAATGGACTCATTAATACTCCAACCAGACAGGGCTGCCCAGCAGGAGGGTGGTGAACCAGGCAGCTCTGGTTCGTTTCCTGTGCCTTGCACCCCACCAGCGCTCAGAGACCCCTAAACAGGGCAGCACCCCCAGAATGCTGCTCTGCACCTCACAAGCTGCATCATGGATACTCACCCTGCAGCATGGGGAACCTGAGGTTTGGCTGCTTTTAACCCTAGCAGagggtggttgtttttttttgccttgaatGCAGAGAATGGGgtggagaagggaggagaaattGCTGACAGTTCTAATCCAGAGAAGAAATTCAACCACCAGCCAGAAGGAACCCTGCAGGCAGTCTGGAATGGGCAGCAGTCAGAGCCGGACCAGGAGGAGCCCTCCGCATGGAAGGGATGCTCAAATGCCCAAAAACCCTTCTCTGCTATCACAGCACCTGGTCCCACTGGGCTCTGCCCTTGGAGATCAATCCCCCGAGGAAGAAACCCCCCCAGAGCActtcccctgcagcccccaggagAGCTCCCACGCAGAGGGGGATTAACCAGGCTGGCCAAGATGACGGCTGTAATTATGTTATCATTTCAGTGTATCACCGTTATTAATAGCCTTAATAACAGCAAAGGCAATTACAGCAATAACAACAGTACTGATCACAATACTGTTACTACCCGCTGCAGTAACACTACTACTAATAGTGAGAATCCTAGTAGGGCACGGGAACCAAAAGGAGGACCCGGGCTCCCCAAGGCGCCAGGTCAgccttatttatttccataacgACAAATTAGGCATAATCATTATTCCAGCCTGTGTGAGACAATTTAATTCTAGGTCACAGTTGTGCTCTTAATGAAAGCCTTGGCGAAGCCTCCTCTCAATCCATTTTCCCTCTCCCCAGCTGATCCCAGTCCCCGTCTCCATGCGTGTGCTGAAGCATTTGCTCCATCAATCAGGCTTCAGTCCCAAAACTGGAGAGTGAGAAGAGAGCAGGGACAAAGTGAAGCACTGCAATCGCCTCACCTGGGGCTAAACACAActgctctgcttcttttccCCACCCCttgcttattttctatttaGGGACACGGCCtggtgggcatggtgatgatgggtaaacagttggacttggtgatcttagtgctcttttccaaccttaatggctCTACGATTCTAAGAGAATGGGCTAGCCTGTCCAAACACAAATTCCCTTCCAACTGTGGACCTCTGCCACTTCAAGGTACTTCAGAAGGAGAAGTCAACAGGGGTCCCATGTCATGGCTTAGCCCACACGTCAGCCCCGGATGCCCACCACTCACCCTTGCTCTTCCATCAtctcctgcagctccatgcACTTCAGCTCCACCCGCCGCTTGCGTTCGTGGTCCAGGATCTCACGGTGAGCCTTCTTCACCAGGTTGGGCTCCACCagcctcacctcctcctctgccttgTGCCACGTGCCCGAGGCACCGGGCTGCGAGAAGCCGTTGGAGGCTTCTTGGGGCGAGGGCACGTTGGCCCCATTGTTGTAGAGAGCCATGGTGGTGCGGGTGGCACGCAGCACCTGGTGGGAACAAAGAGCTATGGGtcaccagcagtgctgtgcaatcACCCACCCATGGGGTGGCACTGAGCACGGGAGCCAGCGGGGCGCTCTGACTGCCCCGAGGTGCCCAGCAAAGCGCTGGAAGCAGCACAGGGACGAACATCCTTGTGCTCTCAGAGCACCTCTCTGCATTATTAAAGCCTATTGATTCCTATGTCTGAAACACAAGGAAACCAGCATGGTTACAGCAAGGATCTCTATGGAAATGTCACCTATGGGCCAACACATGTTTACCCAGCCATGCCAGCTTGGGCTCTTCTTCCTCAACAGCTCTGCCTTTCTCTCATTAAGGACAAGAGCTCGGGAATGATGGAAGCTTCCCACTGGGAACGGTTTTTCCACCAAAGGGCTCCTTCCATaggggagagggggagaagaAGCGgatgctttctgcagcagcagcctctgctcatTTCCTCCAGTGGGAATTCGTTTTATCCTTAACACAGCAGTGGGGAAATTCGTTGCTGCAAAACCTTGAGAATGCACTGAATGTGTCGCTGGGCTGATAGAGGAAGGAATGCGTGCACAGAGAGAGGAGATAAAAGGGCTGCCAGAGCTACAGATAAGGACTATGGGGTGGTGGAGGCTGGACCCATTGGGGAATATACCCAACGGGAGATAACCCTGAGTGGGGATGGAGCTCAGTGTCTTTGCAGAGCCCTTAATGCTGATGTTGAGTGCTGGTTTGCAAAGGCTGACTGCAGGCACCCTCTGAGGTGGTGGGAGAGGGGCTGGGACTCCTTTGTCCCCAGATGTTACTGGACATTCTCGGTGGTGGGATGGGGGCAGGGGACTGGGGGATGCTCAGCTGGTGTCGGTGCCCCCTTCCTGGATTGCTGGAAGCCCTTCCCAGGCAGCTGAGGACAAGGGGCTGGGGGTGGCAGGGAGGGAAGTGCTCAGAAGTGAGTAATATTCCCCATAATAGCTAATAACAGCAATCCTGCCTCAGTGACGGCACaggcaggaaaacaaaggaagataaaaaaCTACCCGCAAACACCATCCTGCTATAAATAGCAAAGCAGAGCCACCAGCAAAAGCCCTGGATGTGAAATGGAGAAAGTCCTGTGCctatggggacaatggggacaatgcACTGGGGCAAATGGAATCCCCAGGAGGATGGGCTAGGTCTGCACTCCTTTGTCCCAAAAAGAGACCTCCAGCAACACCCTGTGCAAGGGACAGCTTGGGGAcatgctgcaggagggcagccaTCACCTCCACATCCTCCAGTCATCAGCCACTGACAGAGCAGGGATGGCCTGGCTGTGCTGGACCAATGCCTGAAGCGGAGGCAGCACCTCGGCCTCATTCCAAGCCTCCATCCTCAACATCATACCCAACCCTACCTCACTCCCAAGCATCCATCCCCATTCTCAACACTATCCCATCCTAAATCCCAGCTTCATCTGCAGCCTCCATCTCCATCCTCAACAACATCCTCCATCCCAGTCTTCATCCCCCCGCTCTTTAGCATTCTtcatcctcatccccatcctcaAACCCACCCACAGCCTCCATCCTCACCCTCAACACCATCCCCATCTCCGTTCCCACTGGCCTGATCCAAAAGCCAGCAGTTT harbors:
- the SRRM3 gene encoding serine/arginine repetitive matrix protein 3, with translation MALYNNGANVPSPQEASNGFSQPGASGTWHKAEEEVRLVEPNLVKKAHREILDHERKRRVELKCMELQEMMEEQGYSEEEIRQKVGTFRQMLMEKEGVLTREDQHGRQIVIENHHGLDGEEYTAQYSECGEGCLLQCDCSAECYRDDSSHREYRLKRRSSSSTSPPPKKKKKKKSGHRRSRKKRKPGSERSCDSSSPIRKEKKKKTGKKHRRDRSESGSRKKRRHRSRSPKNKRKEKNKERKRSRSASPAWRSHRRSSCSSHSASLSSDYSNSKSPSRLSPKHHEDGPNGNSAHSSRSPSSSPRRSASPHQNGHKGSAQNGRHSHGPALEEPTDVRRLFLHHGLLPSPPLPSPFAGIPHPGSPLPSFPISMTDRLMGTQCWLSPSLCRHVSPILGC